The sequence below is a genomic window from Stigmatopora nigra isolate UIUO_SnigA chromosome 4, RoL_Snig_1.1, whole genome shotgun sequence.
ATTGAtacttagtcctttttttctgtttgtttcatatgtactgttaacggatgcacttttttttatatgtatcgtatcttgggctaacccgacccatctgtcaaatttttaaagtcaatgtggtggcccccgggtcgaaaagtttgcccacccctggcctagacctttttttgctatttgtgTATGTCTCATCGTTTCTATGCTATCTTGTATTTTgtcctgtttttcccccttctattgccgtattatttttaatttgttttttttaacatcaaccTAAACAAGGGTATATTTATAATCTCTCATATTTGCATGGGTATGTTCATTGATATGTATTGTtcctttaataaataaatcaaactatttattgtaattttggGACTAGTGGACGAATGAGCAGGACCACCGGCAGGCTGTCCCACCTGCCATTGCGAGTGCAAGACCCTAGCAGGATGAGCACTGCATTCACAACTCCCCGCAGGTTGGTATTTTTTCCTATGAACAAAACAAACTTGAATAGTATTGTTACTTGGCTTGGCCATggtgctttcaaaataaaatctccTTTGTgatgtggttcagaaaaattGGAATCACAACATTTTTCATGGCTAGTATGTCAGTGTTACAGTTCAGGGGTCgagagttcgatcccaggttgatAACTtactgtgtagtttgcatgttgctagccaatttcgttatacgcagctgtgtatgatgactataaaggcttttgattgatttgattgtcCATTCTCAAATCAACCATTGTAAAATGAGCTTTTAAATTTTATGACATTTGGGaaaagatttaatttttttggtaagACAAATATTCCCCAAAATGCCTGCCCACAGACAGGTATGCTATTTTGTAACACAAACTTTACATAATTAATTATTATCTTGAGTAAATGATGATCATGACAATAAACAGGTCAAATGCTGGTAGAAAGTTTCGTGTCATTTTACCGATTTATATCGCATTGTATCTTGCAACACTCGTATACATAATAATGAAGCCGTTTCAACTGCAATTTtcagttttgtcattttattcccCAAATTGACTACCATGAATACAttgcaattttctttaaaatgtgttaagCTTGATTTGGGAAAGTTAAAGGGGGCTGCTggataaaatgacaattgtgtatctttttcttctttttttggacaGTGAAAActtttcaatgggaaaattcaGCATTGGTAAACCACTGTTGCAGACATCTGAGAAGCGGACAAGCGTCTTTGGTCAACGGTATGTGAAGAATGGAAATGCTGTGTAAATGATCAGTGTCGATCTATGGAAAATTTAGCCATATCTGATTTTATAGAATAGAACAAACTGTAGCCTGTTGCATCCTTTATAGAAGGGGTCAGCAACTTTTGGTGTGAGACTTTACTGAGAACTGATGCATCAGTTAGTTTGATGTCACAGATAAACCTGAAATTGTACTAATGTTCAAGTAGTGCATATCCTAAGAGCTCCAATTATTGTGCCCTATTGTCTGTCAGGATGTGAGGTGTAAAAACTAAATTGTGAACTTCAGTACTCTAtacatatttacttttatttttttatttattttttagggtaCCAAGAAACAGTGGAGCTAGCATGCCACGCAACAGCTCCGTTTATGGTTTTGGAGCACCCGAGAAGCTCAAAGATACACGCCCTGTGCATGACAAAGCTTATGTTCAACAGTGCATCAGACAGCTGTATGAGGTAGGTTTGGCTTCAGCAGTGTAGATTGCTTCTGAATTGTAGGATGTAGCTTAAACAgcatttgaatctttttttgaaATTGATAATTATTTCTCAATTCTTCAACATgagtgtttgtttaaaaaaaaaaaaaaaaagaagacctaGATTCTACATCTGTAGACATCATATTTTGGGTCTTATAGAGCACAATTAATAGTTTGTAgtttggaattgaattgaatgcggccagagacattacacgagggagttgcggggagagagccagtgctcctgatgttcttatgagcagccaacgagaagtaaaatatactcctcgtatgagcgatcgctccgccattcgcgctgagtgacgtaaaagaacactgaaaaaaatgcaacgctcctcccagtgctcgtagatatctgttatacatgaaagagatgcgtcaaaaaagacaatgataaaacagcctctcatgtcttggccacctggctttcttgtatctcaaattttgtctcgtatctaaagataattatttgttcgaaattttactcctatttcGAAATGCTCGGGGTGCtcatatgttgaggtaccactgtatcctttttttttttggtggaacgaactaatttgtttttagttcactcCTATGGCAAACGTTCATTTtagttacgagtaaattgacatacggaCTCCGTCCCGGAACAAAAGTACCACTGTAATCAAATTATAGTTCAGTTCAGAGCCctaacaacctttttttttaattctttttttttttttaaacatcaactCATTATCTGCGTTTGATATCTATCATTCTTGATTCATTgaataatttaatgtatttcacATTATATTTATACCGGGAATGGTTTTcctttaatatttaaatgtgtgtatCCCCAAATTTAGGCAATCACAAATATCATAGTACTGTAGAATAAGcggaacaaataaataattgtactgTAGTATCTTAttaacgtgaccggacgtttcgtcgacgtaCAATTTgtaaggttagtggttagaattagggttaggggacAGTGGTAAAGGTAAGTAGTTAGGGTTAAGAGTTAGGTccggcgacgaaatgtccggcgacgaagcgtccgttcgacgaagTATCCGGCGACAAAATGTCCGTGTATCCTTATTAATGTTGTAGTGTTAAATTAGTAGaatgtccatttattttttgctttttttttgcaatttagttCCTGTCAGAGAAGAGCTACAATGTTGCACTGAAGACCTTACAGTCACCTTCCACAAAGGAGTTTGTCAAGATCTTTGAGTTCATCTATCGTCAGCTAGACCCCACCTTTGAAATGCCAAACAGCAAAGTGGAGGAAGAAGTTCCAGCTCTCCTCAAGTCACTTGGGTTGCTATAGAACCTTTTTACTTAAAACAGTTCCTCTCTAAGATATGCCAATGAATTTACCTATGACATCTCCTCGTTAAGTGATgtgttgatcttggacacttcaaacgtgGACCGCAATTATGCTTCATTTCCGTGTCCTTTGCCCCCTCCCACCCAATTTACTGCTGTCCAAGAACTTGTTTGATTAATCCAGAGGTCTGTTCAAATATGCTGCACCTCTTAATCCTTAGGATATACTGATAATTGGGCATCTGTGAAGTGTTTTAAATTGCGTTCGACAGGTTCCATAATATCAACTTTTTCTAAATATGTAttctatctctatctctgtgTTTCTGTTTCAGATATCCTTTTGTGCTGTCCAAGTCCTCCATGTATTCAGTGGGTGCTCCCCACACATGGCCTCAGGCCCTTGGTGCTCTTATGTGGTTAATTGACACCGTCAAGGTAAGCTACAGCCCCTTTGgcattgaaaaatgttcatatgTAAAAGTAATTGCATGAGACATTTCTCGAAATAGATTGAGAGGGTGGGAACTTTTGTGTCACCAGATCTTCTCAGGCTTAAATCAGCAGGATCTGCTCTTCAGAGACTTCTGTGAAGATAGCGACAATGTTGATGACAGCGCAGATTACAATAGGGTACTTTCAAGATCTCTTTGTGTGCTAACATCTTTGCTGGGATCTCACAAATTCTTCTGCCTGCAGCTCTTTCTCGACTATACAGCAAGAACGTATGAAAAATACATGCAAGGCATGGACACCTACGAGGAGGACGATGAAGCCTTTGCCAGTGAATTGAGTAAGCTCCAGTTGAGCCAATTATATAAAGTTCAGTGTATTTGAGAAAGATGGAATGCCATTGTGTGTCTTCTTCTCCTCTGTCCTTTATATTTTCCGCTTTTGGTGCTCGTGTTggtacaatttttttccctgtgtgttTCCTGCATGCATTCACAGAGAAGATTTGCAATTATGATGAAGAAGCACTGGCTGTAATGGAGGAGAAGCACAGATTACTAATGGATGAGGTTGACCGACTGGAGAAggaaaaccaaaaggtcatTATGACGTAGCAATTAGACTATTCATGACTTTGCATACAAAGGGGTGTGCCATCAAGTATTTAGGCACTAATGAACATAAGATTTTTTGCTGTTGGCCTCTGAGTGTTTTCTCAAGACGATCGGCAAATGCATCTCTTCACAGGACCGTCTCGAATCCAAAAGGATGGAGATCATGAGAATGGAGTCAGACCTACAGAAGTTGCACGACTATCATGCTAATGTAGAAGCATACCAAACAAACCAAGAGAAAAAGTGCCTGGAGCTGGTCGATGAATTAAACCATGCTGGTAAATGGAAACCAAAGTGGTTTTCCcaccatgacattatgttcttcataaGTGTATGcagacttttgaccacaactgcaaatatgtatttttgaatcATTCTGTTCTCTGCAGTCAGCCGTCTGGAGTCTCTGAAAGTTGAGCAATGTGAACTGCAAAAGGTTCGGCAGAACCAAAAGTACACACCTGCCGACATAGAGAGGATCAACCAAGAAAAACGGGAGCTCCAACAAGGTGTCACTACTCATGGCAAGTCTCTAGAACAAGCCCAACAGCACAAGTGGAGTGAAGAAATCACGGTGGCCAAATTTAAGGAGAAGGTATTCCTGTTCAATGACAATGGAAATTAAGAATTGCGATGATAACTGGCATTATTTCAGTTTATAGATGCGAGCTCGCCATTTCATTTGCCCAGCGCAGATATGACCTGAAACATATCAGTGCTGTTTTATTCATGGGTTGTTAAGTTTTATGTACGGAACCTTTTTTTAAGCTATGTTATAAACAAAGTTGAATtgaatggagttttttttctacttcaacACCCATTTTTACTTGAACcaatgctaaaaaataaaataagctaATAAATGGCTGCCtgcggtaaaaaaaatattactagtTTACATTGGCCATGCAAGCTATGACGTGCTGtcggttacaaaaaaaaaacctgcatctTTTCCTATGAACACGTTCCAGGTTGAGTTGAAGCTTAACGAGTACCACAAATTTGCCCGCAAGCTGAAGCTAATTCCGGCATCTGCAGAGAATGCCTGTGGGCATGACTTTGAACTGAGGCCTTTTGAATATGGCCCAGGGAACATTCAACTCGAGCCACAAATGCAGGTAATCAATTGATTTATTCCACTGAGATTTTTTTAGCTGAAATGCTGACCAGTTTGTGTGTCTCACTGTAGACTCTTTTGAGAAAACTGATTAGGGATGTGGAAGATGGACGCAGCAAACTGTCCAGTACCAATTTCAGCCTGAAGGAGTCTGTCGAACAGGTGACAAAAACAGTTTCTCATGGCATCTCCAAGTACAcacatttatttctcttttactgatataaacatgttttttttaatgaagacacAACAATTTTGGCTTTTGTTTCCCTAACTTTTTTATCGTCACTGGACATAATATTCTTGACTTTTTGAAGTTACTTTATactaaaaacatgacatgcacCGGACATTACCACTCTTGCACCAACTGATTAGCTTCCagaaggttctccttttggtaTTGTTGACAGTATAGTAATCCCCCTTCAACTTTCATGatttcactacatcgcagatttttttctgggggatttttttttgtaagttcataaaaatctgaaaatccacgctgCAACTCGAGAGCGGAAACCACTCCCCTGTCGTCCGCTTGCAGGGAGCAACTCGGCAcggaagtaaaaaatataaatacattttaaaaatgacaatttttttaatgaattcttTGAAATgcgggtgaccctactttgcagtttttccgtTTATCTGGTGTATGttaaccgtgataatcgaggggtTACTGTACTCCTTCCACTGTCTCTGGGAGATTTGCTGAGGATGATGCACCTTTTTTGATTGATGAACCCTAAAGTGACAGCGCCTTTGCTCCTATTTTAGGTGAACTTAAACATCTTGGACAAGGAAATTGACCTGCAGGATCTGAATGAGCAGATCCGCAAGTTGGACGAACGCTGGGATGCCAACCAGAAGGTTCGAATAGGTGTCCTCGTACTAAACATCCAATACACTTAATTTGTTCACTCTTACCTCGATAGATgactattttgaaaatgaaagaggtaagATTTGCTAATTGCTTGAACTGCCTGTGGAACAAACTATTGCACCTTTTTATCAATTTGCtttgtttaaacatttttttttaaattgagaccAAAGAGAAAGCTCTATGTTTAACGGTTGATCTTCGTTTCTACACATATGTGGTCACGGGCTGTGAGGTCATGACTGAAAGAACAGCAGAACTTGGCGAGGCTATATGACGAACAACAGTGGGAATTGGTTGGTAGCAGAGGGGGACAATTACTGTTCAAAAGATTTTTACTAAACCAGAGAGATTGTGTGGTCTTATCTTAGCTGATGGTGAGACCTGGTTCTCATGTGACGCCACCTATAAAAACTAGGGCTGCCCCTCATAAGAACCACTGATCAATTTGTCGTTCACGCTTGCAGGAGATTGCTCGAGATGAACAAGAATGGGCGAAAGAAGTGGAGATGGCAGAAAGCGAATGCAATTTACTGGAGGAGAAGGGCAACTGCGGTTACGATGAAGCCATGCAGCAGAATATGTCGCTGCAACAACAGTGAGTGGATTGCATGAAAGACACTTGATTTATTACAGCACTGAGATCACTTTGAAACCTGGTCCCCTCCAGGTTGATGATTTTCAAAGAAGCATTCATTTGTAAATAATGGAAACATTCTTGTCTGACACTGTTAAGCAGTGCCAATGTAAATagtcaacattgttttagtcaGGGCAGGcttactttgtgtttttaatctTAATCATTTATGCAGTTGTATACTCGACATAAAATGTTTTGTCCTTTTGTTTACTATTTCGACTAATATACTTTCGCCAcgccaaaacaacaaaaacgcgATGTTGTGAAGCCGCAATGATCGAATTATTACTGTAGTCGCACTGAGGTATAGGTCAcatttttgggtaattttgtattattattattattttatcagaaatCAATAGCGACAACTcaattaaaaatactaaaaaggagaaaacaggCTAAATTGGCATCTGGTTTTCAAATATctatatcctaaaaaaaaaccatgaCAGGCTGTCGGTGGTCAAGGAGGaacaaaaatacatcttt
It includes:
- the LOC144195972 gene encoding kinetochore protein NDC80 homolog isoform X3, which produces MDRENFSMGKFSIGKPLLQTSEKRTSVFGQRVPRNSGASMPRNSSVYGFGAPEKLKDTRPVHDKAYVQQCIRQLYEFLSEKSYNVALKTLQSPSTKEFVKIFEFIYRQLDPTFEMPNSKVEEEVPALLKSLGYPFVLSKSSMYSVGAPHTWPQALGALMWLIDTVKIFSGLNQQDLLFRDFCEDSDNVDDSADYNRLFLDYTARTYEKYMQGMDTYEEDDEAFASELKKICNYDEEALAVMEEKHRLLMDEVDRLEKENQKDRLESKRMEIMRMESDLQKLHDYHANVEAYQTNQEKKCLELVDELNHAVSRLESLKVEQCELQKVRQNQKYTPADIERINQEKRELQQGVTTHGKSLEQAQQHKWSEEITVAKFKEKVELKLNEYHKFARKLKLIPASAENACGHDFELRPFEYGPGNIQLEPQMQTLLRKLIRDVEDGRSKLSSTNFSLKESVEQVNLNILDKEIDLQDLNEQIRKLDERWDANQKMTILKMKEEIARDEQEWAKEVEMAESECNLLEEKGNCGYDEAMQQNMSLQQQYHRVVLESNEERRMVANNLTSVFTKAADHLSAMEDLTKNWESDMQLMYTKMMEDNEKFALEMLELKSKFGGT
- the LOC144195972 gene encoding kinetochore protein NDC80 homolog isoform X2, with translation MDRGRMSRTTGRLSHLPLRVQDPSRMSTAFTTPRSENFSMGKFSIGKPLLQTSEKRTSVFGQRVPRNSGASMPRNSSVYGFGAPEKLKDTRPVHDKAYVQQCIRQLYEFLSEKSYNVALKTLQSPSTKEFVKIFEFIYRQLDPTFEMPNSKVEEEVPALLKSLGYPFVLSKSSMYSVGAPHTWPQALGALMWLIDTVKIFSGLNQQDLLFRDFCEDSDNVDDSADYNRLFLDYTARTYEKYMQGMDTYEEDDEAFASELKKICNYDEEALAVMEEKHRLLMDEVDRLEKENQKDRLESKRMEIMRMESDLQKLHDYHANVEAYQTNQEKKCLELVDELNHAVSRLESLKVEQCELQKVRQNQKYTPADIERINQEKRELQQGVTTHGKSLEQAQQHKWSEEITVAKFKEKVELKLNEYHKFARKLKLIPASAENACGHDFELRPFEYGPGNIQLEPQMQTLLRKLIRDVEDGRSKLSSTNFSLKESVEQVNLNILDKEIDLQDLNEQIRKLDERWDANQKEIARDEQEWAKEVEMAESECNLLEEKGNCGYDEAMQQNMSLQQQYHRVVLESNEERRMVANNLTSVFTKAADHLSAMEDLTKNWESDMQLMYTKMMEDNEKFALEMLELKSKFGGT
- the LOC144195972 gene encoding kinetochore protein NDC80 homolog isoform X1 is translated as MDRGRMSRTTGRLSHLPLRVQDPSRMSTAFTTPRSENFSMGKFSIGKPLLQTSEKRTSVFGQRVPRNSGASMPRNSSVYGFGAPEKLKDTRPVHDKAYVQQCIRQLYEFLSEKSYNVALKTLQSPSTKEFVKIFEFIYRQLDPTFEMPNSKVEEEVPALLKSLGYPFVLSKSSMYSVGAPHTWPQALGALMWLIDTVKIFSGLNQQDLLFRDFCEDSDNVDDSADYNRLFLDYTARTYEKYMQGMDTYEEDDEAFASELKKICNYDEEALAVMEEKHRLLMDEVDRLEKENQKDRLESKRMEIMRMESDLQKLHDYHANVEAYQTNQEKKCLELVDELNHAVSRLESLKVEQCELQKVRQNQKYTPADIERINQEKRELQQGVTTHGKSLEQAQQHKWSEEITVAKFKEKVELKLNEYHKFARKLKLIPASAENACGHDFELRPFEYGPGNIQLEPQMQTLLRKLIRDVEDGRSKLSSTNFSLKESVEQVNLNILDKEIDLQDLNEQIRKLDERWDANQKMTILKMKEEIARDEQEWAKEVEMAESECNLLEEKGNCGYDEAMQQNMSLQQQYHRVVLESNEERRMVANNLTSVFTKAADHLSAMEDLTKNWESDMQLMYTKMMEDNEKFALEMLELKSKFGGT